A genomic region of Jeotgalibaca ciconiae contains the following coding sequences:
- a CDS encoding nuclease-related domain-containing protein gives MRLQKPESLKVVEILYKRMPFNSALAEEYFVVRKGYEGERKFYDLTSQKGFPMIVLHDVLLKKSGTAQIDFIVIMATRIYLFEIKNFEGTIHHKGDDFIKNNYKLDRNPLNRAKNDFDILDGILRANRVRIPAEWKLVFINGNFTLYGHQPEVPILLLPQLEEFFEKMAKTSAPLTNYHYKIAHLIRNSRPESNLYKSDYKYDYESLEKGIWCDKCEPTKMINKHRYLKCSGCSKTEPKIDGVERSIAEFKLLFPGKKLTARILKDWCGNMIGETFSRCVIKEMDRKNNS, from the coding sequence ATGCGCTTGCAAAAACCAGAGTCATTAAAAGTCGTAGAAATATTGTATAAACGAATGCCATTTAATTCTGCATTGGCAGAGGAATACTTTGTTGTTAGAAAGGGTTATGAAGGAGAGCGGAAATTTTATGACCTAACAAGCCAGAAAGGATTTCCAATGATCGTTCTGCATGATGTTTTACTTAAGAAAAGCGGCACAGCTCAAATCGATTTCATCGTAATTATGGCTACAAGAATATATCTTTTTGAGATTAAAAACTTTGAAGGAACTATCCATCATAAGGGAGATGACTTTATCAAAAATAACTATAAGCTGGATCGAAATCCATTAAATCGGGCTAAAAATGACTTTGATATTTTGGATGGTATTTTGAGGGCTAATCGAGTACGGATTCCAGCTGAGTGGAAACTTGTCTTCATAAATGGAAACTTTACTTTATATGGTCATCAACCCGAAGTACCAATCCTGCTTCTACCCCAACTAGAAGAGTTCTTTGAGAAAATGGCGAAAACCTCAGCTCCTTTGACTAATTACCATTACAAGATTGCACACTTAATAAGAAACAGCCGTCCAGAATCAAATTTATACAAATCAGATTATAAATATGATTATGAATCTCTTGAGAAGGGGATTTGGTGTGACAAATGTGAGCCTACAAAAATGATTAATAAACATCGTTATTTAAAATGCAGTGGATGTTCGAAGACTGAGCCAAAGATAGATGGAGTAGAGAGAAGTATTGCTGAATTTAAGTTGCTTTTTCCCGGTAAAAAGCTAACAGCTCGGATATTAAAGGATTGGTGTGGAAATATGATTGGAGAAACTTTTTCTAGATGTGTAATAAAGGAGATGGATAGGAAAAACAACAGTTGA
- a CDS encoding alpha/beta hydrolase gives MKKIFAWIIAIILSTAILILIVFQISPRPGAYLINKMFDSPIEITDKEKYEESSKKVSVIEDIDYDSQYERNNFDIYYPKGATERVPVIFWVHGGGYVGGDKSGVTEFATNIASDANVAVITLNYELAPDSEYPGQINQIDDAYRFIEKSLDEYSMIDLDQIFFGGDSAGAQIALQYVTIQTNKKYAEQMNMEQTIQQTKIKGAISYCGPVNLKQTVEEKSDSKFLRFFVKTVAWSLIGEKDWQDTPQLQEASLVSHVTEDFPPTYITDGNAFSFPQQGIELEEQLKSLQVSVSSLFFVDSPEQINHEYQFDYRTKEAKLCYEQTLSFVNQYK, from the coding sequence ATGAAGAAAATCTTCGCTTGGATAATAGCAATTATACTAAGTACGGCTATCCTTATTCTTATTGTATTTCAGATTTCACCTCGCCCAGGAGCATACCTCATCAACAAAATGTTTGATAGTCCGATAGAAATAACGGACAAAGAAAAATATGAAGAAAGCAGTAAGAAGGTAAGTGTTATAGAAGACATTGACTATGATTCCCAATATGAACGAAATAATTTCGATATTTATTATCCCAAAGGTGCAACTGAAAGAGTTCCTGTAATCTTTTGGGTTCACGGAGGAGGTTATGTTGGCGGTGATAAATCAGGAGTGACTGAATTTGCGACCAATATTGCTTCCGATGCGAATGTGGCAGTCATAACCTTAAACTACGAACTAGCTCCAGATTCAGAATATCCTGGGCAAATTAATCAAATTGATGATGCGTATCGTTTTATCGAAAAGAGTTTAGACGAATACTCCATGATAGACTTAGATCAAATTTTTTTCGGTGGAGATTCTGCTGGCGCACAAATTGCTTTGCAGTATGTAACGATTCAAACAAATAAAAAGTACGCGGAGCAGATGAATATGGAACAAACTATTCAACAGACGAAAATAAAAGGTGCCATATCCTATTGTGGGCCGGTGAACCTCAAGCAGACGGTAGAAGAAAAATCGGATAGTAAATTTCTCCGTTTCTTTGTTAAGACTGTGGCCTGGTCATTGATTGGCGAAAAAGATTGGCAGGATACTCCCCAATTACAAGAAGCGTCGTTGGTCAGTCATGTAACAGAAGACTTTCCGCCTACCTATATTACTGATGGAAATGCATTCTCATTTCCACAACAAGGCATTGAATTGGAAGAACAGTTGAAATCGCTCCAAGTATCAGTCAGCTCACTGTTCTTTGTAGATTCACCTGAACAAATCAACCATGAATATCAGTTTGATTATCGTACGAAAGAAGCGAAACTTTGTTATGAGCAGACTCTCTCATTTGTAAATCAATATAAATAG
- the map gene encoding type I methionyl aminopeptidase, translating to MITLKSPREIEAMEEAGKILADIHVALRDFIKPGISTMEINDFVQKRIEDAGAIPEQIGYEGYEFATCTSLNDEICHGFPGKKEILKDGDLLKVDTVVNYNGAMADSCWCYVVGESKDPQVNHLMEVTEKALYLGIEQAIPGNRIGDIGHAIQAYVEAEGFSVVREFIGHGIGPTMHEGPSVPHYGEAGKGLRLKEGMTITIEPMVNTGTWRSKMDKNGWTARTLDGGLSCQFEHTIAITADGPKILTKQD from the coding sequence ATGATTACATTGAAATCACCTCGCGAAATTGAAGCAATGGAAGAAGCAGGAAAGATTCTTGCGGATATTCATGTTGCTTTGCGAGATTTTATTAAACCAGGCATAAGCACAATGGAAATAAATGATTTTGTGCAAAAAAGAATCGAAGATGCTGGCGCTATTCCAGAACAAATTGGCTATGAAGGCTATGAATTTGCGACATGTACAAGCTTGAATGATGAAATTTGTCATGGATTTCCAGGGAAAAAAGAAATTCTGAAAGATGGCGACTTATTAAAAGTTGATACAGTCGTTAACTACAATGGCGCTATGGCAGATTCATGCTGGTGTTACGTTGTCGGCGAATCTAAAGATCCTCAAGTAAATCACTTGATGGAAGTAACTGAAAAAGCATTGTACTTGGGAATTGAGCAAGCAATTCCAGGTAACCGTATTGGTGATATCGGCCATGCAATCCAAGCATACGTAGAAGCAGAAGGCTTCTCTGTTGTCCGTGAATTCATTGGACACGGTATCGGACCAACAATGCATGAAGGTCCATCTGTACCACATTACGGCGAAGCAGGAAAAGGTCTACGACTAAAAGAAGGCATGACAATCACCATTGAGCCGATGGTTAATACCGGCACATGGAGATCGAAAATGGACAAAAATGGTTGGACTGCCCGCACATTAGATGGCGGATTAAGCTGCCAATTCGAACATACTATCGCAATCACTGCAGATGGTCCAAAGATTCTGACAAAACAAGACTAA
- a CDS encoding type IV toxin-antitoxin system AbiEi family antitoxin domain-containing protein codes for MSNEMKEQNKSISKRMKKLSRLTVEEKTNEIRYADLTDEEEELLNQLVQKVRNRMGMTFVTDAHQLSLLKEFNLQFDRLNGLQVLQEILNNEDYILTKSFPDIVLKKISNFPLYEEILPLTEADEKTRIWKEFLTKHSARLFHQLGYKKITTGLYNKKSIPEDLPYIFYIKYPRFVFGHETALYYHGITDVPPKKYVVKVEPSYNPRITIYPEQVEVIRSRDIVGEDEIVMVETAYGNKIPVTDIYRTLCDVINPRYSINETVKGKVLMEYMKRNDAEPQILLQKARDMGIDQFILPIIEVLSDNEIR; via the coding sequence TTGAGCAATGAAATGAAAGAGCAAAACAAGTCCATTTCAAAGCGAATGAAGAAACTTTCTCGGCTGACGGTAGAAGAAAAAACAAACGAAATCAGGTACGCAGACCTGACCGATGAAGAAGAAGAGTTATTAAATCAGCTAGTCCAAAAAGTTCGAAATCGTATGGGAATGACCTTTGTAACAGATGCACATCAACTTTCCTTGCTTAAGGAATTCAATCTACAATTCGATCGACTAAATGGTTTACAAGTTCTTCAAGAAATACTTAACAATGAGGATTATATTTTGACAAAAAGCTTTCCTGATATCGTTTTGAAAAAAATAAGCAACTTTCCGTTGTATGAAGAGATACTGCCACTCACCGAAGCAGATGAGAAAACAAGGATATGGAAGGAATTTCTCACTAAACACTCAGCAAGGTTATTTCATCAGTTAGGATATAAAAAAATTACCACAGGACTGTATAATAAAAAAAGTATTCCAGAAGATTTACCCTATATTTTCTATATAAAGTATCCTAGATTTGTATTTGGACATGAAACAGCTTTGTATTACCATGGCATTACCGATGTACCCCCAAAAAAATATGTGGTAAAAGTGGAGCCTTCCTATAATCCGAGGATAACGATTTATCCAGAACAAGTGGAGGTCATACGTAGCAGGGATATAGTGGGAGAAGACGAAATTGTAATGGTGGAGACCGCTTATGGCAACAAAATTCCTGTAACAGATATTTATCGCACCCTCTGTGATGTGATAAATCCTCGTTATTCAATCAATGAAACAGTAAAGGGGAAAGTCCTTATGGAATATATGAAGAGAAATGATGCTGAGCCCCAAATATTATTACAGAAAGCGCGTGATATGGGAATTGACCAATTTATCTTACCAATTATCGAAGTACTTTCAGATAACGAAATCAGATGA
- a CDS encoding ABC transporter substrate-binding protein: MKKKLLLSSIMTISLFTLAGCGNSGGNSSDQVTLYVSGDVTEGNAYSKMAEKYEEETGVHVEVTDIPYADLTTKISTAVQSNDAPDVARVSGVVPDWSEYLMDLSDVAEESKTIESMTIRDEEGNVKALPTDVTAVGMFINTDLFDEAGVAYPMSEDEIWTWDEFLADIEEVMEKTDARFGFVMDASDHRLRAFTYQFGGKDFFLNEDETSYTTDDETISALEKFYELNNNGVMPKSVWTAGEDAASMFKSGQIPAYISGSWQIKDFSENIDFNWKAVYMPFEDVRATNMGGNFMVGFENSSNSEGGKAFIEWLYQPENYTELATYAGYLPALEDVAVNYEGGQEAYDIYTQEIAATDEISGKQTSDQVTKTMRGYTGLTGSYRDSVVQYLNDEIDIDTVIENTIKDYNEGYLEK; encoded by the coding sequence ATGAAAAAGAAATTACTACTATCATCAATTATGACAATTAGTTTGTTTACGTTGGCAGGATGTGGAAATTCAGGAGGAAATTCTTCGGATCAAGTAACCTTGTATGTTTCAGGAGATGTTACAGAAGGAAATGCCTATTCAAAAATGGCTGAAAAATATGAAGAAGAGACGGGTGTCCATGTTGAAGTAACGGACATTCCATACGCAGATTTGACAACCAAAATCTCGACAGCTGTGCAATCGAATGATGCGCCTGATGTAGCTAGAGTATCGGGAGTAGTTCCAGATTGGTCAGAATATTTAATGGATCTTTCTGATGTTGCGGAAGAATCGAAAACAATTGAATCGATGACGATTAGAGATGAAGAAGGAAATGTAAAAGCACTACCAACTGATGTAACAGCCGTAGGAATGTTTATTAATACCGATTTATTTGATGAAGCAGGAGTTGCTTATCCGATGTCTGAAGATGAGATTTGGACGTGGGATGAGTTTTTAGCAGATATTGAAGAAGTGATGGAAAAAACTGACGCTCGATTTGGATTTGTGATGGATGCTTCAGATCACCGCCTGCGTGCTTTTACTTATCAGTTTGGCGGGAAAGACTTTTTCTTAAATGAAGACGAAACTTCTTATACAACAGACGACGAAACAATCTCGGCGCTTGAAAAATTCTATGAATTAAACAATAACGGAGTGATGCCAAAATCAGTTTGGACTGCTGGAGAAGATGCAGCATCAATGTTCAAGAGTGGACAGATTCCAGCTTATATTTCAGGCAGCTGGCAAATTAAAGACTTTTCAGAAAATATTGATTTCAATTGGAAGGCCGTCTATATGCCTTTTGAAGATGTAAGAGCAACAAATATGGGCGGAAACTTCATGGTCGGTTTCGAAAACAGTTCAAACTCTGAAGGAGGAAAAGCCTTTATTGAATGGTTGTATCAACCTGAAAATTATACAGAGCTTGCAACTTATGCTGGTTACTTACCTGCATTAGAAGATGTTGCCGTAAATTATGAAGGTGGACAAGAAGCATATGATATCTATACTCAAGAAATTGCTGCAACAGATGAAATTTCTGGAAAGCAAACATCTGACCAAGTAACAAAGACAATGAGAGGATACACAGGATTAACAGGCAGCTATAGAGATTCTGTTGTTCAATACTTAAATGATGAAATTGATATCGATACGGTTATTGAAAACACAATCAAAGATTACAACGAAGGCTATCTAGAAAAATAA
- a CDS encoding carbohydrate ABC transporter permease yields MQSKLKKNKWPLIFTGTNMILFFLFFFLPAILGFYYSLTDYKGYSTANFIGFENYTELFQDPSFYKAMLRTFRYAITLVPIVYVSSLAIALLLNSNYAKGKVLGKIIIFLPWTISGIIAGVIWKWLFGEHFGFINYIISVAGGEAVPWFTNANAAFAVIIMAAVWGGTAFNMLQFSNALKNIPASLYEAAEMDGANSSQKFWNITLPAIKPTSFMVILLASIGSMKEFALVQSLTDGGPGTDNVFIVQYIYQTGFEKMRVGYASAASMVLFAILLILGLIQMKIGGNKGE; encoded by the coding sequence ATGCAATCTAAACTAAAGAAAAATAAATGGCCGCTGATTTTTACGGGAACAAATATGATTTTATTTTTTTTGTTTTTCTTTTTGCCAGCCATATTGGGTTTTTACTATTCATTAACAGACTATAAAGGTTACTCCACAGCAAATTTCATTGGTTTTGAAAACTATACAGAATTATTCCAAGATCCAAGTTTTTATAAAGCAATGCTGCGAACCTTTCGATATGCAATAACACTTGTACCTATTGTTTATGTATCGTCACTCGCAATTGCCTTATTATTGAACAGCAATTACGCAAAAGGGAAAGTGTTGGGAAAGATAATCATTTTCCTTCCTTGGACAATCTCGGGGATCATAGCAGGGGTTATTTGGAAATGGCTTTTTGGAGAGCATTTCGGATTTATTAACTATATAATTTCAGTCGCAGGCGGCGAAGCCGTTCCATGGTTCACAAATGCAAATGCAGCTTTTGCTGTTATTATTATGGCTGCTGTTTGGGGCGGAACAGCCTTCAACATGCTCCAATTTAGTAACGCGCTTAAAAATATTCCTGCCTCTTTGTACGAAGCAGCGGAAATGGATGGTGCAAATAGTTCGCAGAAATTTTGGAATATTACATTACCGGCAATAAAGCCCACGTCCTTTATGGTGATTCTACTGGCTTCAATTGGTTCGATGAAAGAATTCGCTCTCGTACAATCATTAACAGATGGTGGTCCTGGAACGGACAATGTTTTTATCGTTCAGTATATTTATCAAACCGGTTTTGAAAAAATGCGAGTAGGCTATGCAAGTGCCGCATCAATGGTACTATTCGCTATTCTCTTGATACTAGGACTTATACAAATGAAGATAGGAGGGAATAAAGGTGAATAA
- a CDS encoding carbohydrate ABC transporter permease, protein MNKKTYNISKLHDKTSTVLLTTALIIIALLYLFPLVWFVLSSFKPGSELFAYPLSVLPRNPTAGNYSDAWNSLDFPRLFGNTLISSVVTTFLTIIASATCGYAFAKYDQKWLSFFFVCIIATTMLPTEVIMNPVFIVIRKLGLYDSLAGIIIPSINTATGIFMFRTFFVSIPDDLVESARMDGASDGRIFFNIMLPIAKPVILTLSIFSFQWRWNDYIWPLIVLNNPKNYTIQVALRSLVGAENINWTILIASSVVSIIPLLLVFIVFQRYITDSNATSGLKG, encoded by the coding sequence GTGAATAAAAAAACATATAACATCTCAAAGCTGCATGATAAAACATCCACAGTTTTACTCACAACTGCATTGATCATTATAGCTCTACTTTACCTATTCCCGCTCGTGTGGTTTGTGCTTAGCTCGTTTAAGCCCGGCTCAGAATTATTTGCTTATCCTCTAAGCGTTTTACCCAGAAATCCAACGGCTGGAAACTATAGCGACGCTTGGAACAGCTTAGATTTTCCGCGTCTATTTGGAAATACACTAATTTCATCAGTTGTAACGACCTTTTTGACCATTATCGCAAGTGCCACCTGTGGGTATGCATTTGCAAAATATGATCAGAAATGGCTGAGTTTTTTCTTTGTTTGTATTATTGCAACAACGATGTTGCCTACGGAAGTAATTATGAATCCTGTTTTTATTGTAATTCGGAAATTAGGACTTTATGACAGTCTTGCAGGAATTATTATTCCTTCAATTAATACAGCTACAGGCATTTTTATGTTCCGAACATTTTTTGTATCGATACCGGATGATTTAGTTGAATCCGCGCGAATGGACGGTGCTTCTGACGGTCGTATCTTTTTCAATATTATGCTACCCATCGCGAAACCAGTGATTCTGACTCTCAGTATTTTTTCCTTTCAATGGAGATGGAATGACTATATTTGGCCATTAATCGTATTGAATAATCCTAAAAATTATACGATACAGGTTGCTTTAAGAAGTTTAGTTGGTGCAGAAAATATCAATTGGACGATCTTGATTGCGTCATCCGTTGTTTCGATTATACCGTTGTTGCTTGTATTTATCGTATTTCAACGCTACATTACCGATTCAAATGCTACAAGCGGTCTGAAAGGGTAA
- a CDS encoding AraC family transcriptional regulator, with translation MDEDFFRKSDMYHDLYYVTKGRERCTPKHSYGPMIREYFLLHIVLDGKGAFHTKNSKYLLEPGQFFMIFPGEQTFYEADEENPWEYIWFGFSGKVAKKILSTIGITPEMPIGSIQSFHESKYVIEEMSSMDPFTVISRLKLQGKLYELFSLLANDDHVRLNEEKPFDKVNKRLVYTENAIKIIREKYSDTDFLIRDISKELSLNESYLASVFKQTTGKTLHEYLMAYRIQKSRDYLETTDSGIAEVAEKVGYKNPLSYTRIFKKTMGMTPKEYKKARKQR, from the coding sequence ATGGATGAAGATTTTTTTCGTAAGAGTGATATGTATCACGATTTATATTATGTCACAAAAGGAAGAGAAAGATGCACACCGAAGCATAGTTACGGGCCTATGATACGAGAATACTTCCTCTTGCATATCGTACTTGATGGAAAGGGGGCTTTCCACACGAAAAATTCGAAATATCTTCTAGAACCTGGTCAATTTTTCATGATTTTTCCTGGCGAGCAAACGTTTTACGAAGCAGATGAAGAAAATCCATGGGAGTATATCTGGTTTGGTTTCAGTGGAAAGGTTGCAAAAAAAATCTTGTCCACAATTGGGATTACACCCGAGATGCCCATCGGTTCAATCCAGAGTTTTCATGAATCAAAATATGTAATCGAAGAAATGTCCTCCATGGACCCCTTCACGGTCATTTCCAGGCTGAAGCTCCAAGGAAAGTTATACGAGCTATTTTCTTTGCTTGCCAATGATGACCATGTTCGGTTGAATGAAGAGAAGCCCTTCGATAAAGTGAACAAGCGCTTAGTGTATACAGAAAATGCAATAAAAATCATACGAGAAAAATATAGTGATACTGATTTTTTAATAAGAGATATCTCAAAGGAACTGTCATTGAATGAATCTTATTTAGCTTCTGTATTCAAACAAACAACAGGCAAGACGCTACACGAATATTTAATGGCCTATCGTATACAAAAAAGTAGGGACTATCTCGAAACGACAGATAGTGGCATTGCGGAAGTAGCAGAAAAAGTAGGATACAAAAATCCACTCAGTTATACTCGAATATTCAAAAAAACAATGGGAATGACGCCCAAAGAATACAAAAAAGCACGAAAACAACGATAA
- a CDS encoding ABC transporter substrate-binding protein has protein sequence MVKNKWKKIGFSLTMASSLFLAACGGSGGEESANGGNAGNGKQVELTYMIWDTGQEPGMSAIADAFNEQNPDIHVDVEVTPWDQYWTKLESSAQGGSMPDVFWMHSNEIAKYSEGNVLMDLTEEFNSNETLELDDYPDELVELYTVDNQLLAVPKDFDTVGLWYNKELFDEAGLAYPDDTWTWDDLLTAAQELTDKEAGIYGILAPLNRQEGYHNFIYQNGGQVLSDDKTESGFRDQATIEAVQWYADLSVKHGVSPSSSQFADNTNMSYFQSGRGAMALFGTWMTAEIASNEYTNEHADVTVLPQEKERASIFNGLANSVSASTKHPEEALRFLEFLSSEEGMTIQGENGSAIPALKGTETSYLEAFPQFNMQAFIDQMDYRVIKPYSKLTTSWEKAENDALIPVFNGTSTVEEAAETLSTSVEAILETEN, from the coding sequence ATGGTAAAAAATAAATGGAAAAAAATAGGATTTTCTTTAACAATGGCTTCCTCGCTATTCTTGGCAGCTTGTGGTGGAAGTGGTGGAGAAGAGTCGGCAAATGGTGGAAATGCAGGAAACGGCAAGCAAGTAGAGCTGACCTACATGATTTGGGACACAGGACAAGAACCAGGAATGTCAGCGATCGCTGATGCATTTAATGAGCAAAACCCTGATATTCATGTCGATGTGGAAGTAACACCTTGGGATCAGTATTGGACAAAATTAGAGTCTTCCGCTCAAGGGGGCAGCATGCCGGATGTGTTCTGGATGCATTCAAATGAAATCGCTAAATACTCAGAAGGAAATGTCTTGATGGACTTGACGGAAGAATTTAATTCAAACGAAACGTTGGAACTTGATGATTATCCGGATGAATTAGTTGAACTATATACAGTTGACAACCAATTACTGGCAGTTCCAAAAGATTTCGATACAGTGGGACTCTGGTACAACAAAGAATTATTTGATGAAGCAGGTCTAGCGTATCCAGATGATACATGGACGTGGGATGATTTACTTACAGCAGCACAAGAACTGACTGACAAAGAGGCAGGAATCTACGGCATTCTGGCACCTTTAAACCGTCAAGAAGGCTACCATAATTTTATTTATCAAAATGGCGGGCAAGTTCTTTCGGATGATAAAACAGAATCTGGTTTTCGCGATCAAGCAACAATTGAAGCTGTACAATGGTACGCTGACTTGAGTGTGAAACATGGTGTATCGCCAAGCTCTAGCCAATTTGCAGACAATACGAATATGTCTTACTTCCAATCAGGACGCGGTGCCATGGCGTTGTTCGGCACATGGATGACAGCAGAAATCGCGTCAAATGAATATACAAATGAGCATGCAGATGTAACAGTTCTGCCTCAAGAGAAAGAACGCGCATCGATCTTTAATGGCCTAGCGAATTCTGTTTCAGCATCTACAAAACATCCAGAAGAAGCCTTGCGATTCTTGGAGTTTTTATCATCTGAAGAAGGGATGACCATTCAAGGAGAAAATGGTAGTGCAATTCCGGCACTCAAAGGGACAGAAACTTCATACTTGGAAGCATTCCCACAATTCAATATGCAAGCATTCATTGATCAAATGGATTACCGAGTGATAAAACCTTATTCAAAATTGACAACAAGTTGGGAAAAGGCTGAAAATGATGCATTGATTCCTGTATTTAACGGAACTTCAACAGTAGAAGAAGCAGCAGAGACATTAAGTACATCTGTAGAAGCGATACTGGAAACTGAAAATTAA
- a CDS encoding carbohydrate ABC transporter permease: MKTTSKKEQREKRNMTFWGWALIAPTAIGLLVLNIVPVIQTFIMSFQSVSTFGVSTWIGSANYVRMLGDPEFWASLQNTFVYGIVQVPVTVILSTIAAVLVNKKIKGIQVYRTIYFLPMIAAPAAVAMVWRWMYNSEYGLINVLLEKIGFSGNIQWLSNPNVVIWSLIIVGVWSSVGYNMILLLAGLQEIPKSYYEAATVDGAGPMKQFFYVTLPLLTPQLFFVLVTSVISAFQVFDLIFVMFDVTNPALRHVQSLVYKFYNESFVLNSRGYGAAIVVVLVIFIMIITAIQLIVQKKWVNYD, encoded by the coding sequence ATGAAAACAACAAGTAAAAAAGAACAAAGAGAAAAGAGAAACATGACATTCTGGGGATGGGCACTCATTGCCCCTACAGCAATTGGCTTACTCGTTTTGAACATCGTGCCGGTTATTCAAACATTTATCATGAGTTTTCAAAGCGTCAGTACTTTTGGCGTTTCTACATGGATTGGCTCGGCAAATTATGTACGGATGTTAGGGGATCCGGAATTTTGGGCTTCCTTACAAAATACATTCGTTTATGGCATTGTCCAAGTACCTGTCACGGTTATCTTGTCAACCATAGCAGCCGTTTTGGTCAATAAAAAAATCAAAGGAATCCAAGTATACCGCACCATTTATTTCTTGCCGATGATTGCCGCTCCAGCTGCTGTAGCAATGGTATGGAGATGGATGTATAACTCAGAATACGGTTTGATTAATGTGCTGCTTGAAAAAATAGGATTTTCTGGAAATATCCAGTGGTTATCCAATCCGAATGTGGTGATTTGGTCACTTATTATCGTGGGAGTCTGGTCGAGTGTTGGTTACAATATGATTTTACTGCTGGCAGGATTACAAGAGATTCCCAAATCTTACTATGAAGCAGCAACAGTCGATGGAGCTGGTCCGATGAAACAATTCTTTTATGTCACATTACCCTTACTGACTCCGCAACTTTTTTTCGTTCTGGTCACAAGCGTTATCAGCGCATTCCAAGTATTCGACTTGATCTTTGTTATGTTTGATGTAACCAATCCAGCTCTTAGACATGTACAATCCTTAGTTTACAAATTTTATAATGAATCTTTTGTGCTAAATAGTAGAGGGTACGGCGCAGCAATTGTCGTTGTATTAGTTATTTTTATCATGATTATTACCGCAATCCAGTTAATCGTTCAGAAAAAATGGGTCAACTATGACTAG
- a CDS encoding carbohydrate ABC transporter permease — MLNEPKKTSKFFIHLTLMVGAIAMILPFLWMFLTSGKTQAESTMIPPAIFPENFKWGNYSRVWNALPFVKFYWNTGLMIAGRVLFSTVFSAMAAFSVAKLEFPGKNLFFWLVLTQMMIPSQIFITPQYLLVQKLGLLNSVTALIIPGIVSAFGTFLLRQFFMQLPDDMMEAAKLDGANIGQIFLKIYMPLARSGLVSLGIFTALFAYKDLMWPLIVNISQDKMTLSAGLSNLQGQFMTNYPELMAGSVISILPMIILYIIFQKQFIEGIANTGGK; from the coding sequence ATGCTTAACGAGCCAAAAAAGACTTCAAAATTTTTTATTCATCTCACATTAATGGTGGGTGCAATTGCGATGATTCTTCCTTTCCTTTGGATGTTCCTGACGTCAGGTAAAACACAGGCAGAATCAACCATGATTCCACCTGCCATTTTCCCGGAAAACTTCAAATGGGGAAATTATTCCAGAGTTTGGAATGCACTGCCATTTGTTAAATTTTATTGGAATACAGGACTCATGATTGCAGGGAGAGTTCTCTTTTCAACCGTATTTAGTGCTATGGCAGCTTTCTCGGTTGCAAAATTAGAATTTCCAGGGAAGAATTTATTTTTCTGGTTAGTACTGACACAAATGATGATTCCGTCTCAAATCTTTATCACACCACAATATTTACTAGTACAGAAACTAGGTCTCTTGAATTCAGTTACAGCGCTGATTATCCCAGGAATTGTCTCGGCATTTGGAACATTTTTGCTGCGCCAATTCTTTATGCAGCTGCCCGATGACATGATGGAAGCTGCAAAACTTGATGGTGCAAATATCGGACAGATTTTCTTGAAAATCTATATGCCGCTTGCGCGATCGGGTCTTGTATCACTTGGTATCTTTACTGCTCTTTTTGCCTACAAAGATCTAATGTGGCCATTAATTGTCAATATCTCACAAGATAAAATGACTCTATCTGCCGGCTTATCTAATTTACAAGGACAATTCATGACGAATTATCCTGAACTGATGGCGGGTTCGGTTATTTCCATTTTACCAATGATTATTCTATATATTATTTTCCAAAAACAATTTATTGAAGGAATTGCTAATACAGGTGGAAAATAG